From Gopherus evgoodei ecotype Sinaloan lineage unplaced genomic scaffold, rGopEvg1_v1.p scaffold_137_arrow_ctg1, whole genome shotgun sequence, a single genomic window includes:
- the POU2F2 gene encoding POU domain, class 2, transcription factor 2, with translation MSKPLELEKARVEPHGEHTDTERNGPDTNHQTQQSKPAPFSPAPTGPSSKIKAEDPSALPPAPAPAPPAQQPHLPQAQLMLAGSQLAGLTALMPAQQQLLLQQAQAQLLAAAVQQSNAAAAANAASQPPGGEAPQSQPQTPQLALSQPIQLTAQDIQQLLQLQQLVLVPGHHLQPPAQFLLPQAQQGQQGLLPTPNLFQLPQQSPGGLLPAPPRAGLPAQPVTRPGLPESHLAHPQPPKCLEPPAHPEEPSDLEELEQFARTFKQRRIKLGFTQGDVGLAMGKLYGNDFSQTTISRFEALNLSFKNMCKLKPLLEKWLNDAETMSVDSTLPSPNQLSSPSLGFDGLPGRRRKKRTSIETNVRFALEKSFLANQKPTSEEILLIAEQLNMEKEVIRVWFCNRRQKEKRINPCSSTPMLPAQGKPPGYGPHMVTSPGPGPGVSLPLSQASSSLSTTVTTLSSAVGSLTPSRTGMGGGPPTINSATPPPPNSANPSPQSSSHSAIGLSGLNPSTGSTVLGVNAGLNPALMATNPLATIQALASGGTLPITSLDASGNLVLGTTASTPGSQSIVTSPLFLNHAGLPLLSATPGGVGLVSAAVAASLSSKSPSLTSSSSSSSSCSSCSSSSEAAGPPPGHTGPAASEPDGKTA, from the exons ATGTCTAAGCCACTGGAGCTGGAGAAGGCACGAGTGGAGCCACATGGGGAGCACACAG ACACAGAACGAAACGGTCCCGACACAAACCACCAG ACCCAGCAGAGCAAGCCAGCCCCATTCTCCCCGGCCCCCACTGGCCCCAGCTCCAAG atcAAGGCAGAGGACCCCTCGGCCCTGCCTCCAGCTCCAGCACCGGCCCCCCCGGCCCAGCAGCCGCAcctgccccaggcccagctcatGTTAGCCGGCAGCCAGCTGGCCGGG CTGACGGCCCTGATGCccgcccagcagcagctcctcctgcagcaggCGCAGGCACAGCTCCTGGCGGCGGCCGTGCAGCAATCCAACGCGGCCGCTGCAGCCAACGCCGCCAGCCAGCCGCCGGGGGGCGAGgcgccccagagccagccgcaaaCGCCCCAGCTGGCTCTGTCGCAGCCCATCCAGCTCACCGCGCAG GACATCCAGCAGCTCCTTCAGCTCCAGCAGCTGGTGCTTGTCCCTGGGCACCACCTCCAGCCGCCCGCCCAGTTCCTGCTGCCGCAGGCCCAGCAAGGACAGCAAG GGCTGCTCCCGACACCAAATCTCTTTCAGCTACCTCAGCAAAGCCCGGGGGGGCTCCTGCCAGCCCCCCCCCGCGCCGGGCTGCCTGCACAG CCAGTGACTCGGCCGGGCCTCCCCGAGTCCCACCTTGCGCACCCTCAGCCCCCGAAATGCCTGGAGCCGCCGGCACACCCCGAGGAGCCCAGCGACCTGGAGGAACTGGAGCAGTTTGCCCGCACCTTCAAACAGCGACGCATCAAGCTGGGCTTCACACAG ggcgaTGTAGGGCTGGCCATGGGAAAACTCTATGGCAACGACTTCAGCCAGACGACCATCTCCCGCTTCGAGGCCCTTAACCTCAGCTTCAAGAACATGTGCAAACTCAAGCCGCTGCTGGAGAAGTGGCTGAATGATGCAG AGACCATGTCGGTGGACTCgaccctccccagccccaaccagCTGAGCAGCCCCAGCCTGGGCTTTGACGGGCTGCCAGGCCGGCGCCGCAAGAAACGGACCAGCATTGAGACCAACGTGCGCTTCGCCCTGGAGAAGAGCTTTCTTGCG AACCAGAAGCCTACCTCAGAGGAGATCCTGCTGATCGCAGAGCAGCTGAACATGGAGAAGGAGGTGATCCGTGTCTGGTTCTGCAACCGCCGCCAGAAGGAGAAACGCATCAacccctgcagcagcacccccatgcTGCCCGCCCAGGGCAAGCCCCCTGGGTACGGCCCGCACATG GTGACGAGTCCAGGCCCCGGCCCCGGTGTGAGTCTCCCGCTCTCCCAGGCTTCCAGCAGTCTGAGCACAACAG TGACTACCTTATCCTCAGCAGTTGGCTCCCTGACCCCCAGCCGGACGGGGATGGGCGGGGGGCCCCCCACCATCAATTCCGCCACGCCGCCCCCCCCCAACAGCGCCaaccccagcccccagagcagcagccactCGGCCATCGGCCTGTCGGGCCTGAATCCCAGCACGGG AAGCACAGTGCTAGGGGTGAACGCAGGGTTAAACCCGGCGCTAATGGCCACCAACCCGCTGGCCACCATCCAAG CGTTGGCCAGTGGTGGAACCCTGCCCATTACCAGTCTTGACGCCAGCGGTAACTTGGTCCTGGGCACCACGGCCAGCACCCCGGGGAGCCAGAGCATTGTCACCTCGCCGCTCTTCCTGAACCACGCGGGGCTGCCCCTGCTGAGCGCCACCccagggggggtggggctggtctCGGCCGCCGTGGCCGCCTCCCTGTCCAGCAAGTCCCCcagcctcacctcctcctcctcctcctcctccagctgctcctcTTGCAGCTCCTCCAGCGAGGCAGCCGGGCCGCCCCCGGGCCACACCGGGCCGGCAGCCTCCGAGCCAGACGGCAAGACGGCGTGA